A genomic region of Micromonospora sp. NBC_01796 contains the following coding sequences:
- a CDS encoding ABC transporter ATP-binding protein → MGAEHAALALRGLGKRFDAKVAVARVDLEVPAGSFYGLLGPNGAGKTTTLSMAVGLLRPDTGAAWVLGHDVWADPVRAKQLLGVLPDGVRLFDRLSGAELLAYHGLLRGMEPAVVDQRAGELLDVLALADAGRTLVVDYSAGMKKKIGLACALLHGPRLLVLDEPFEAVDPVSAALIRDILQRYVAGGGTVVFSSHVMEVVERLCSHVAILADGTIKRVGTLAQVRGDRSLEDVFVEVVGGRTATGEELAWL, encoded by the coding sequence ATCGGGGCTGAGCACGCCGCTCTCGCGCTGCGCGGGCTGGGCAAGCGGTTCGATGCCAAGGTCGCCGTGGCCAGGGTTGATCTCGAAGTGCCGGCCGGGTCGTTCTACGGGCTGCTCGGCCCGAACGGTGCCGGCAAGACCACCACCCTCTCCATGGCGGTCGGGCTGCTCCGGCCCGACACGGGCGCGGCCTGGGTGCTCGGCCACGACGTCTGGGCCGATCCGGTACGCGCCAAGCAGCTCCTCGGGGTGCTGCCCGACGGCGTACGGCTGTTCGACCGGCTCAGCGGGGCGGAGCTGCTGGCGTACCACGGGTTGCTTCGGGGGATGGAGCCCGCGGTGGTCGACCAGCGGGCCGGTGAGCTGTTGGACGTACTCGCGCTGGCGGACGCCGGGCGGACCCTGGTGGTCGACTACTCGGCCGGCATGAAGAAGAAGATCGGCCTGGCCTGCGCTCTGCTGCACGGTCCGCGCCTGCTGGTCCTGGACGAGCCGTTCGAGGCGGTCGACCCGGTCTCCGCCGCCCTGATCCGCGACATCCTCCAGCGGTACGTCGCCGGTGGCGGGACGGTCGTCTTCTCCAGCCACGTGATGGAGGTGGTGGAGCGGCTCTGCAGCCACGTCGCGATCCTCGCCGACGGCACCATCAAACGGGTCGGCACCCTGGCCCAGGTACGCGGCGACCGCTCCCTGGAGGACGTTTTCGTCGAGGTCGTCGGCGGGCGTACGGCCACCGGGGAGGAACTGGCGTGGCTCTGA